The following proteins come from a genomic window of Rattus norvegicus strain BN/NHsdMcwi chromosome 8, GRCr8, whole genome shotgun sequence:
- the Lactb gene encoding serine beta-lactamase-like protein LACTB, mitochondrial gives MYRFLSSVTSRATATAGPALGGGRRGAHGRPGLPMLSLGWAGGLGLGLGLALGAKLAIGLRGAVPIQSPADPEASGATELPHEQAPGPGSPHTPASPAARGFSRAIESSRDLLHRIKDEVGAPGIVVGVSVDGKEVWSEGLGYADVENRVPCKPETVMRIASISKSLTMVALAKLWEAGKLDLDLPVQHYVPEFPEKEYEGEKVSVTTRLLISHLSGIRHYEKDMKKVKEEKAYKALKMMKGTPPPDQEKELKEKGGKDNDKSDSPKAKAEQDSEAKCRSAKPGKKKNDFEQGELYLKEKFENSIESLRLFKNDPLFFKPGSQFLYSTFGYTLLAAIVERTSGYKYLDYMQKIFHDLDMLTTVQEENEPVIYNRARFYVYNKKKRLVNTPYVDNSYKWAGGGFLSTVGDLLKFGNAMLYGYQVGLFKNSNENLLPGYLKPETMVMMWTPVPNTEMSWDKEGKYAMAWGVVEKKQTHGACRKQRHYASHTGGAVGASSVLLVLPEELDPEAVNNKVPPRGIIVSIICNMQSVGLNSTALKIALEFDKDRAD, from the exons ATGTACCGGTTCCTGTCAAGCGTGACATCTCGGGCTACGGCCACCGCAGGCCCAGCCTTGGGCGGAGGGCGGCGTGGGGCGCACGGGCGACCCGGCCTGCCTATGCTGAGCCTTGGATGGGCCGGCGGCCTGGGGCTCGGGCTGGGGCTGGCTCTTGGGGCGAAACTGGCGATTGGGCTGAGGGGCGCCGTCCCCATTCAGTCCCCCGCGGACCCCGAGGCGTCCGGCGCTACTGAGCTGCCGCATGAGCAGGCCCCGGGCCCAGGGAGCCCGCACACGCCTGCGTCGCCCGCTGCCAGGGGCTTCTCCAGAGCCATAGAGAGCAGCCGCGATCTGCTGCACCGGATCAAG gATGAGGTTGGTGCCCCTGGCATAGTGGTTGGAGTTTCTGTAGATGGAAAAGAAGTCTGGTCAGAAG GTTTAGGCTATGCAGATGTGGAGAACCGAGTACCCTGCAAACCAGAAACGGTCATGAGAATTGCAAGCATCAGCAAAAGCCTTACCATGGTGGCTCTGGCTAAACTGTGGGAAGCAGGGAAGCTGGATCTGGACCTCCCCGTGCAGCACTATGTCCCTGAGTTCCCAGAAAAAGAATACGAGGGTGAAAAG GTCTCTGTCACAACGAGATTACTAATTTCCCACTTAAGTGGAATTCGTCATTATGAAAAGGACATGAAGAAAGTGAAAGAAGAGAAGGCTTATAAAGCCTTGAAGATGATGAAAGGGACACCACCCCCTGAccaagagaaagaactgaaagaaaaggGAGGCAAGGATAACGACAAGAGCGACTCACCGAAAGCCAAAGCTGAGCAGGACAGTGAAGCCAAATGCCGCAGCGCAAAGCCGGGCAAGAAGAAGAATGACTTTGAACAAGGCGaattatatttgaaagaaaagttCGAAAATTCGATCGAATCACtaagattatttaaaaatgatCCTTTATTCTTTAAACCTG GTAGTCAGTTTTTGTATTCAACGTTTGGCTATACTCTGCTGGCAGCCATAGTAGAAAGAACTTCAGGATATAAATATTTGGACTATATGCAGAAAATTTTCCATGATTTGGACATGCTGACAACTGTCCAGGAAGAAAACGAGCCAGTGATTTACAACAGAGCAAG ATTTTATGTGTACAATAAAAAGAAACGTCTTGTCAACACACCTTACGTGGATAACTCCTATAAATGGGCTGGTGGTGGATTTCTGTCCACGGTGGGGGACCTCCTGAAGTTTGGGAATGCAATGCTGTATGGCTACCAAGTTGGGCTGTTTAAGAACTCAAATGAAAATCTCTTGCCTGGATATCTCAAGCCAGAAACGATGGTGATGATGTGGACCCCAGTCCCTAACACAGAGATGTCCTGGGATAAAGAGGGCAAATATGCCATGGCGTGGGGTGTTGTAGAGAAGAAGCAAACGCACGGCGCCTGCAGGAAGCAGCGGCACTACGCCTCACACACTGGAGGTGCCGTGGGTGCCAGCAGTGTGCTGCTGGTCCTCCCTGAAGAACTGGACCCAGAGGCCGTAAACAACAAGGTTCCCCCGAGGGGAATAATTGTCTCAATCATATGCAACATGCAGTCTGTGGGCCTCAACAGCACTGCTTTAAAGATCGCCCTGGAGTTTGATAAAGACAGAGCCGACTAA
- the Lactb gene encoding serine beta-lactamase-like protein LACTB, mitochondrial isoform X1 produces the protein MYRFLSSVTSRATATAGPALGGGRRGAHGRPGLPMLSLGWAGGLGLGLGLALGAKLAIGLRGAVPIQSPADPEASGATELPHEQAPGPGSPHTPASPAARGFSRAIESSRDLLHRIKDEVGAPGIVVGVSVDGKEVWSEGLGYADVENRVPCKPETVMRIASISKSLTMVALAKLWEAGKLDLDLPVQHYVPEFPEKEYEGEKVSVTTRLLISHLSGIRHYEKDMKKVKEEKAYKALKMMKGTPPPDQEKELKEKGGKDNDKSDSPKAKAEQDSEAKCRSAKPGKKKNDFEQGELYLKEKFENSIESLRLFKNDPLFFKPDFMCTIKRNVLSTHLTWITPINGLVVDFCPRWGTS, from the exons ATGTACCGGTTCCTGTCAAGCGTGACATCTCGGGCTACGGCCACCGCAGGCCCAGCCTTGGGCGGAGGGCGGCGTGGGGCGCACGGGCGACCCGGCCTGCCTATGCTGAGCCTTGGATGGGCCGGCGGCCTGGGGCTCGGGCTGGGGCTGGCTCTTGGGGCGAAACTGGCGATTGGGCTGAGGGGCGCCGTCCCCATTCAGTCCCCCGCGGACCCCGAGGCGTCCGGCGCTACTGAGCTGCCGCATGAGCAGGCCCCGGGCCCAGGGAGCCCGCACACGCCTGCGTCGCCCGCTGCCAGGGGCTTCTCCAGAGCCATAGAGAGCAGCCGCGATCTGCTGCACCGGATCAAG gATGAGGTTGGTGCCCCTGGCATAGTGGTTGGAGTTTCTGTAGATGGAAAAGAAGTCTGGTCAGAAG GTTTAGGCTATGCAGATGTGGAGAACCGAGTACCCTGCAAACCAGAAACGGTCATGAGAATTGCAAGCATCAGCAAAAGCCTTACCATGGTGGCTCTGGCTAAACTGTGGGAAGCAGGGAAGCTGGATCTGGACCTCCCCGTGCAGCACTATGTCCCTGAGTTCCCAGAAAAAGAATACGAGGGTGAAAAG GTCTCTGTCACAACGAGATTACTAATTTCCCACTTAAGTGGAATTCGTCATTATGAAAAGGACATGAAGAAAGTGAAAGAAGAGAAGGCTTATAAAGCCTTGAAGATGATGAAAGGGACACCACCCCCTGAccaagagaaagaactgaaagaaaaggGAGGCAAGGATAACGACAAGAGCGACTCACCGAAAGCCAAAGCTGAGCAGGACAGTGAAGCCAAATGCCGCAGCGCAAAGCCGGGCAAGAAGAAGAATGACTTTGAACAAGGCGaattatatttgaaagaaaagttCGAAAATTCGATCGAATCACtaagattatttaaaaatgatCCTTTATTCTTTAAACCTG ATTTTATGTGTACAATAAAAAGAAACGTCTTGTCAACACACCTTACGTGGATAACTCCTATAAATGGGCTGGTGGTGGATTTCTGTCCACGGTGGGGGACCTCCTGA
- the Lactb gene encoding serine beta-lactamase-like protein LACTB, mitochondrial isoform X2: protein MYRFLSSVTSRATATAGPALGGGRRGAHGRPGLPMLSLGWAGGLGLGLGLALGAKLAIGLRGAVPIQSPADPEASGATELPHEQAPGPGSPHTPASPAARGFSRAIESSRDLLHRIKDEVGAPGIVVGVSVDGKEVWSEGLGYADVENRVPCKPETVMRIASISKSLTMVALAKLWEAGKLDLDLPVQHYVPEFPEKEYEGEKVSVTTRLLISHLSGIRHYEKDMKKVKEEKAYKALKMMKGTPPPDQEKELKEKGGKDNDKSDSPKAKAEQDSEAKCRSAKPGKKKNDFEQGELYLKEKFENSIESLRLFKNDPLFFKPVSFCIQRLAILCWQP, encoded by the exons ATGTACCGGTTCCTGTCAAGCGTGACATCTCGGGCTACGGCCACCGCAGGCCCAGCCTTGGGCGGAGGGCGGCGTGGGGCGCACGGGCGACCCGGCCTGCCTATGCTGAGCCTTGGATGGGCCGGCGGCCTGGGGCTCGGGCTGGGGCTGGCTCTTGGGGCGAAACTGGCGATTGGGCTGAGGGGCGCCGTCCCCATTCAGTCCCCCGCGGACCCCGAGGCGTCCGGCGCTACTGAGCTGCCGCATGAGCAGGCCCCGGGCCCAGGGAGCCCGCACACGCCTGCGTCGCCCGCTGCCAGGGGCTTCTCCAGAGCCATAGAGAGCAGCCGCGATCTGCTGCACCGGATCAAG gATGAGGTTGGTGCCCCTGGCATAGTGGTTGGAGTTTCTGTAGATGGAAAAGAAGTCTGGTCAGAAG GTTTAGGCTATGCAGATGTGGAGAACCGAGTACCCTGCAAACCAGAAACGGTCATGAGAATTGCAAGCATCAGCAAAAGCCTTACCATGGTGGCTCTGGCTAAACTGTGGGAAGCAGGGAAGCTGGATCTGGACCTCCCCGTGCAGCACTATGTCCCTGAGTTCCCAGAAAAAGAATACGAGGGTGAAAAG GTCTCTGTCACAACGAGATTACTAATTTCCCACTTAAGTGGAATTCGTCATTATGAAAAGGACATGAAGAAAGTGAAAGAAGAGAAGGCTTATAAAGCCTTGAAGATGATGAAAGGGACACCACCCCCTGAccaagagaaagaactgaaagaaaaggGAGGCAAGGATAACGACAAGAGCGACTCACCGAAAGCCAAAGCTGAGCAGGACAGTGAAGCCAAATGCCGCAGCGCAAAGCCGGGCAAGAAGAAGAATGACTTTGAACAAGGCGaattatatttgaaagaaaagttCGAAAATTCGATCGAATCACtaagattatttaaaaatgatCCTTTATTCTTTAAACCTG TCAGTTTTTGTATTCAACGTTTGGCTATACTCTGCTGGCAGCCATAG